The nucleotide sequence TGGTTCTTCTATGGCGAATTTGCAAGTGGTTTTAGACCCACAAGTCCCCTCTTATGACAGTTTATTACAACAAATTAACACGGGGGCTTCTGTCGTCGTGACAGGCACTCTAGTCCCTTCCCCCGGAAAAGGACAACGCATAGAACTCAAAGCCACCTCAGTCACCCTCTACGGCGAAGCTGACCCCGAAACCTATCCTCTACAAAAAAAACGTCATTCCTTTGAATTTCTGCGAACGATCGCTCATCTTCGAGGACGTACCAATACCCTCGGGGCAGTTATGCGGGTTCGCAATGCTTGTGCTAATGCCATACATCGCTTTTTTCAAGAGAGAGGCTTTCTCTGGGTCCATACCCCCATTATTACCGCCAATGACTGTGAAGGGGCAGGAGAATTATTTACCGTAACCAATCTAGATTTAAAAAAACTCCCCCGCAACGAACAACAAGGGATTGATTTTAGTCAAGATTTTTTTGGTAAACGCGCCTATCTAACCGTTAGTGGTCAACTCGAAGCGGAAATTATGGCCCTGGCCTTTCAAAATGTTTATACCTTTGGCCCTACCTTTCGAGCAGAAAACTCGAATACTTCCCGCCATTTAGCTGAATTTTGGATGGTTGAGCCGGAAATGGCTTTTTGTGACTTAGATGGGGATCAAGACTTAGCAGAAGCTTTTCTTAAATACATTTTTAAATCTGTCCTCGATAGCTGCCTCGAGGATATGGAGTTTTTTAACCAACGTATTGATAATACGGTTTTAGAAACTGCTGAGAATATCATTAACAATGAATTTGGACGCATTACTTATACTGAAGCTATCGAATTACTCGAAAAAGCTGACCGTAAATTTGAGTATCCGGTCGAATGGGGCATTGATTTACAATCAGAACATGAACGATATTTAGCCGAAGAATTGTTTAAAAAGCCGCTCATTGTGACGAATTATCCTAAAGATATTAAGGCCTTTTATATGCGTCTCAATGATGATAATAAAACTGTAGCGGCGATGGATGTTTTAGCACCTAAAATTGGTGAAATTATTGGAGGTTCTCAACGGGAAGAACGCTTAAATGTCCTCGAAGAACGAATCAAACAAATGGGGATGTTGCCCGAGGATTTATGGTGGTATTTAGATCTGCGGCGTTTTGGTACGGTTCCTCATGCCGGTTTTGGTTTAGGGTTTGAACGAGTAGTCCAGTTTATGACCGGCATGGGCAATATCCGCGATGTGATTCCTTTCCCTCGCACTCCTTTAAGCGCAGACTTTTAAATATTAGTCATTAGTCATTAGTCATTAGTCATTAGTCATTGGTCATTGGTCATTAAATCTCATTTGTATAACTATTAACGGTTTGCTACTAACGACTATTGACTATTGACTATTGACTATTGACTATTGACATTACTCAATGGTAATCGATTGAGGTCCGCTTCCATTGGCCGCAGGCGTATCAGAATCCTGAGAATAAGTCGAGATTCCCTGTTTCTCTAACCAGGTTTTGAGGGGATCTTCAGAGAGTCTTAACCTAAATACTCCTGAGACAAAGCCTCCTAGAAAAGCGATGGGTTGTCCAATGGCTTCTTTAATCAAGGGCTGTAATTCATCGAAGAACATAGTAAATCTCCTCAAGGGGGACAATCATCATGTTAAGTTAATTTAAGCTGTATTGATAAAAAAGGAAATTGAGTTAAAAAACCGTTAACAATTTTTCTCCCACTGATAAGCGTGTCCCATTAACAAAATCTTGACCTGACTGAGGACGTTTGCCGGCTAATTGCACTTGTAACAACAACAACAGTCCCTCACCAGTTTGCACCACTGGGCCGAATTTTTTAATAATACTCACTACTTCCCCAGGACTACCTGCCAAAGATGATAAACTTGCCCATTGGGCTTGGAGTTTTTGCAGAGCCGGGGGAAGTTGTGACCAATAGGCTTCTCCTAGCGGCGCAGTAGCGAGAATTTTTAAGGGTTGTTCGCGAAAAGTGGTTAGACAATTGGGATAAAATCCTCGGATTTGATGATGAATTTGTCGCGCCTGACGAGTCCAATCTATAAAATAGTCGGTTTTTTGGATCGGGGGGGCATAGGTTGCGGCTTGTGAATTTTGCGCCTCGGGTTCAAGTTCTCCTTTTGCGAGTTTGAGTAAGGTTTCTACTAATAAATCTGCCCCTATTTGAGCAAGCTTAACACCAACTTCAACGGCATTGTCTAACAATCCTATGGGGGTATAAGCTTTCAGTAACATCGCCCCGGTGTCCATTCCTTCATCCATCAGCATTGTCGTAATACCGGTTTGAGTATCCCCATGATAGACACTCCACTGAATCGGGGCGGCACCTCGATATTGGGGTAAAATTGAGCCATGAACATTAATACAAGCCAGTTTAGGCATTTGTAAAATTTCCGGCGAGAGAATTTGACCATAGGCCACCACCGCAAAAGCATCCGCCTCAGTTTCTCTAAGTTTTGTTAGGGTAGCTTGACTTTTTTTAACCCGTTTAGGTTGCCAGATGGGAAGATTATGGTCTAGGGCTAATTTTTTGACCGGAGAAGGCAGCAATTGCTTTCCTCTTCCTTGAGGTTTATCAGGTTGGGTAACGACAGCGATCACCTCTAGGTCCGCATGTTGCAGCAGACGTTCTAAACTGGGTACAGCAAATTCAGGAGTTCCGAAAAAGACTACGCGCATTTTTAATTAATGACCTTTATTTTCAGTTATTAATCCTAAAATTTTTGACTACACCTTAATTTCCATTTCCCCAAGTTAAGCGCCCCCACCAAAACAGCATTAGAATTCCCATAGCAATCCAGTCTCCTCTACCTAAGCGTAACAGATGCCACTCGACTCGATGCTCATTGGCACTGGTAAAGCCTCTAATATCCATAGCAATAGAAATTTGTTCAGCCCGCATGAGTAAATTATCTAATAATCGTTCTACCACCATCAACCACACCTGCAAACTACGTTTAATTCCCAATTTTTGCCAATTAATCGCCCGTGTTCGAATTGAACGCGCTAAATTTTGGACTTCTTCTAGCACTAAGGGAATAAAACGGAGAGAAAGGGTTAATGTCAAAACAATTTCTGTGACCGGAATTTTAAATCGCCGTAGAGGACTCATTAATTCATCTAATCCGGCAGTAATCTCTTCTGGCGCAGTGGTTAATAGATAGAGATTGGTACTATAAATTAAGGTAAAAATTAAGGTACTCACTCTTATTCCCAATTCTAAAGAGCGGCGAGTAATGGTGAACGTAAATTTATCAAGTAAAACATAGTGAGCAACAACATAGTGATAGGATGTAGGTTGAGGTAAGTTTAAATCGGCGGATGGAAAACGAGGTTGAGAGCTAGTGGCTAACCCATCAGGAGTTAGAGTTGTAATTATAAAAACCAAAATACTTAAAGCTAATAACCAGCCCATCTGTTGCCGCCACACTCGCGTAGGAATAGCCGCAAAAGCGGTTAATAATAAAAGGATTCCCACCAAGACTAAACGCCATTCAGGATTCGCTAATAAAGGAGCGGCTAAAAAAGACATTAACCAGGCTAATTTTACTCTAGGGTCTAGTTTATGTAACCAAGTAACCGGTTTTTCTAGATAAAGTCCGATGGGAAGTGAACGCAATAAATCCATATTTATTATTTAGGAAACAGCGAAAATGCAAGAGGTAGGAGGCAAAAGGCTACTAATAACTAATGATTAAACCCTCGTTGCTCGATTTCCTGTTCTTTCTACTTCTCTAGCCGATTTCCCTCGCCATATCAGGCGGATAGGTGTACCTTTAAATCCTAATTGTTGTCGAAATTGATGCTCAATATAACGGCGATAATTCTCATTAAATCGTTGTGGGTCATTCACGAATAAGGTAATCGTTGGCGGCTGACTTTTTACCTGAGTTCCATAATAAATTTTTCCCTGTTTTCCTTGACGACTGGTAGGGGGTGTATGCCAACTGACGGCTTCTTGAATGACTTCATTAATCACGGCGGTACTAACCCGACGACGATGAGATTCGGCGGCTTGATCCACTAAATCTAAGATTTTTTCTACCCGTTGACCGGTTAAGGCACTGACAAAAATCATTTCTGCCCAATCCATAAAATACAAGCGGGAACCTAAGATTTTTTGGTACTCATAAATGGTATAAGAATCTTTTTCTACAGCATCCCATTTATTAACGACTAAAATGGTGGCTCGTCCTTCATCAATAATCCGTCCGGCTAATTTTAAATCTTGGTCAGTAATTCCATCGAGGGCATCCACCACAAAGAGAACCACATCTGAGCGGCGAATCGCTTTAAAAGCCCGATTAATGCCGAAAAATTCGGCTCCGTATTCGACATTTTTTTTGCGACGTATACCGGCGGTATCAATTAAGCGATAATGCTGCCCATTTCTCTCAATAATGGTATCAATTGTATCTCGAGTTGTTCCCGAAATGGGGCTAACAATTGCCCGTTGTTGTCCCGTAAAGGCATTGAGTAAACTTGATTTACCCACATTAGGACGGCCCACAATTGCCACTTTAATTTCGTCGTTTTCTGGTACCTCTCCACTGAGAGGTAAATAGGTAATTAATTGATCTAATAAATCCCCTGTTCCATTGCCATGAATAGCCGATATCGGGTAAGGTTCTCCTAGTCCTAATTCCCAAAATTGAGAGGCTTGAATAATTCCTTGTTCTACCGATTCGCATTTATTAACGGCTAAAAGAACGGGTACGGATTGAGAACGCAACCAATCGGCAATTTCTTGGTCTCCGGCGGTGGGTCCGCTTTGTCCATCTACGACAAAAATGGCTGCGTTCGCTTCCGTTAAAGCCGCCATCGCTTGCTCTCGAATCAGGGGCAAAAATTCGGTATCATCATCAAACACTAACCCGCCGGTATCCACCACTTGAAAGTCACGGTCTTGCCAAAATGCGGGGCGGTAAGTGCGATCGCGGGTAATCCCCGGTTCATCGTGAACGATCGCCTGTTGATCTCCGGCCAGACGATTAACCAAGGTCGATTTCCCTACATTAGGACGACCAATAATAGCAACTATAGGAAGAGGCATAAGCAATTAACAATTAAAAAATACTCTTTATAAATTGTAGCTAAATCTCAAGACGATTTTTTCTTGAAAAAAAGGAGGATCAACCCGGTCTTGAAAAAAAGGAGTTTTAAACAAGGGTCTAGCTATTCTACAACAATACGCCACTCATGGATTTCATACTCAACACATTTATTTTCTATCAGAGGATCGTGCTTGACAATCTTTTGTGCTTCTTCTAATGAATTTGCTTCAAAGAGCAACATTCCGCCCCCTAATTCTCCCCAATAGCCGGTTTTCGCTTTATGACCTTTATCGATGAGATTTTTTACGTAAGCCTTATGAGCCGGCACATATTGATCAAACGTCTTTTTTTCAACGATTCCGCGTTCTATTTTCACAAACCAAGGCATAGTCACAATTCCCAGTTTTACTGATTTTCAATGGTCTATTAGTTCGTATTTTTACCTCTAAAGGCAGACTCGAGGGAAATTTTAATCTCTCTTATTAACAAGCTTATAGCCGCTCTCTGAACATGAATCCTTATCGATACTTTTTTATTTTCTCATATTTTGGGTTTTTTTGTGAAGGCGTTTAGGGCTTTTTCTGGGAAAATGACGCTATAATGTAAGGTTATGTTATGAATTTAAGATGAAGCCTGGAACACAATTATTTTTTATTGCTCTGTTGCCTCCTGATGAGGTACAACAAGCCGCTAATGAGATTAAACACCACTTCGCTGAGGTCTATCATAGTCGTGCCGCTTTCAAGTCTCCCCCTCATATTACTTTACAACCTCCCTTTGAGTGGGCAACAGATAATTTAACGGTACTAAGCGAACATTTATCCGAATTTGCTCAAAATCATGCCCCTATTCCCTTGGTTTTAGATGGCTTTGCCGCCTTTAAACCTCGGGTAATATTTATTAACGTGCTTAAAACTCCAGAATTGTTAGCACTACAAAAAAATTTAAGCGATTATCTGGAGTCATCTTTAAATATTGTCCATTTGCCCTCGAAAAATCGTCCTTTTTCCCCTCATCTTACGGTGGCTTACAAAGATTTAACTAAAGCGAATTTTTATAAGGCTTGGCCAGAATTTGCCGAACGTTCTCTACACTTTGAATTTACCGTTCCTCAAATCACTTTATTAATTCATCAAGAAAAAAAATGGCAGATTAAGCAAGAGTTTTCTTTAGTCATTAGTCATTAGTCAGATGTTAGTTGTTGAGTGCTAACGGGTATTTGACTCTTCCTAATGGTATAACTAATTTTGTCTAGCTAGTTTTACAGATTGAGCAAGAGTGAAATTAAGCCTAGAGATAGGTGTTGACAGAATAAAATATTAATTAGTCTTGAAAAGTAAAAGCAAAATTTTAGATTAAAAACACTTCAGTTATCAAGTTTTAAAAAACTATTAGGTGGGTTATGAAACAGGCTTGGTTATCAAATCCAATTAAGTACAGTATTGCTGCTGTAACCGGTGCTATCCTTGCTTTAGGACTGGGTTCTCAAGTCGCTTTGTCTCAGCGCGTCGTTAATATTAACCCCAGTTTAGACGACCAAGGTGTCCCTTCAGACACTTCCATTAATGGCGTATTTGAACCCACTAACGGCGTGGGAATTGATCCTAGGACGGTTAGAATTTTCCTCAATAATCAAGATGTCACGAGAAACAGTACCATTACTAACAGCTTCTTTAGCTATCGTCCTCAGCAAAATTTACCGGCGGGAACTAATACGGTTCGGGTGCAATATCAAAATACTCAGGGACAAAATCGAGTAGTAAGCTGGAATTTTACAGTAGACCAAAATAATGCTCAACAGACAAGCGGCTACCCAACCGCAACTAACCAATCTTTAAGGCCTTTGTTTACTAGCCACCGTAGCGGCGACGAAATTAATACTAGAGGCTTTACCTTACAAGGCCAAACTGAACCTAATGCCACAGTGGATGTTAAAGTTACCTCCGAGTTACCCGTTTTAGGCGGTGTCTTTAATGTAAAAGTTGGTCAATCTACTTTAATTGATCAAACGGTGAAAGCCGATAATAATGGCTATTTTGAGGTTCAAGTCCCTCCCCCGTCTCCTGTCACTTCAGGTTTGCGTTATAACGTTAAAGCAGTGGCGAATAATAATAATCAAACCAGCCAACCAGTTGAGTTAACGTTGGTGCAAGAATAGTCCTACAGGTTAAAGTCTGAAGCGATAGAAACTCAGCCCGCCTAGGCGGGCTATTATTGTTTTATGATGGTGGTGGGATTTTTGACGTATCTAATCTCATGATTTATAATTACTTTGCCACTGTGGCTCCTTCGTTAGAAATGATCGCTCTACAAGAATTAGAACAACTGGGAGCTAAAGAAATTATGCCCGAGGTGAGCGGAATTCGTTTTCAAGGAGACAAAAAGTTACTCTATCGAGTTAATCTTTGGGCGAGAACTATTTTTAGAGTGTTGTTGCCTATTGCTGAGGTGAAAAGTTTTAATGCTGAACAACTTTACAAGAGTGTTAAAAAAATTGATTGGGAGAATTATTTACAGCCCGAGCAAACTTTAGCTATTCATTGTACCGGCAGCAATCAACATTTGAATCATTCTCATTTTACGGCTCTACAAATTAAAAATGCTATCATCGATCAACAGCGCGAGAAGTTTGGTAAACGGTCTAGTGTAGATGTTCAACAGCCGGATCTTTTAATTAATGCTCATATTTATCAAAATAATTGTATTCTCAGTTTAGATAGTTCGGGTGAGAGTTTACATCGTCGCGGCTATCGTGCGGCTATGGGGTTAGCTCCCCTAAAAGAAACCCTGGCGGCGGCTATGCTAGAACTGGCACAATGGACTCCTCAGTTAGCTTTGTTTGATCCTTTGTGTGGTTCGGGTACATTACCATTAGAAGCGGCTTTAAAAGCCTTGAATATTGCCCCCGGTTTATTTCGTCAACGCTTTGGCTTTCAAAGTTGGTTAGATTTTGATCAAGCGTTGTGGCAAGATTTACTGAGGGAAGCCAAGGAAAGCCGCACCTCGATTTTATCGGCTCCCATTATCGGTAGTGATCGTTGTGCCCAAGTCATTCAACAAGCTTATAGTAATGCTCAAGCTTGCGGCGTGAGTGATCAAGTTCAGTTTATTCAAAGGGAATTATCAGAAGTGGAAGCCCCTGCCAGTGAGGGAATTATTATTTGTAATCCTCCTTATGGTAAGCGCGTGGGGAATCCTCAAGAATTAGGGTCTTTATATAAGCAACTTGGGGATATTTTTAAACAGCGTTTTAAGGGTTGGACGGCTTATCTTCTGACTGGAAATAAAGAGTTATCTAAACAAGTTGGGCTGAAAACTTCTCGGCGGATTCCGCTTGATAATGGTGGCTTACCCTGTACTTTATTGAAATATGAATTGTATTAAGTTTAGATTATTTTCAACCTGGACACAGGAGAATTAACTGGCGAACAATTTTACAATCTCTGTCAAGCAATCAAGAAATGTTGACGATGTAAATAAATGTAAAATTTTTTGCTCTCTTCTGACGGCTGACTCCTGATTTCCTGGGTCACAAGCAAAAGCTACCTACTTTACAGTTAACTTTAATTAAGCTCCACTTACTTATAAGATTTTGAGTTTTGGTGGGTTGTGTAGGCAATTGACATAATATTTATAAAATAGCTATTTTCGCTAAAATTCTCAGAAATTAGTAAAAATACGGAAATGATTCCATAGCCTTGAAAGTATAATAGTTAATAACAAAAGACGTAAAAGACTATGTTAAAGTTTAAATATAAATTGTTGACGGGCATAATTTTAACCGCTACTTTTTTCTGTTTAGCTGGTGTAGCTGAAGCGGTTACTTTTACTTTCCCCAGTTCTCTTAAGGGTAAAAAAACAGCAATTTTTTCCCAAGAAGGATTGTCTTTAACCCTTAGTAATGCCACGAGTGATAATAATAATTTAATTGATGCTGATGTGGATGGATTACTTTTCGACAATCCCTATAATAGTATGTCGGCTCTAAAGATTAAATTTAGTGAATCAGTAACCATCACATCTTATACGATTAGCTATTCCAACGGGCAATTTGCTAAGGGAGGACAGTCTCTTAGCATCGGTTCTGTCCCCCATCTTTCCACTGGTTTAGGAACTCATGATACTGATATTTTCGTTAATACCAACACATTTATAAGTTTGTTTGAAAGCTCAGGAATTATGGATGTCCAGGGCGCATTTAACATTTCTAAAATTACAGTTACACCAACACCTGTTCCTGAACCCTCAATAATTTTAGGATTACTCAGCTTGAGTTCGGTCGGTTTTTTGGGCAAAAGAAAAGGTTAATAAAATTATCTTTAGCTGCATTGAGGCTGTTTTTGTGTCGCTTCTAGGACAGCAAGCTCAACCGTAACCAAATAGGATATGATCAAAAAGCCCCCTGCTTATAGTCACAAGGGGTAATACTTCAATAAAAAAACACAATAGACAATGCTTGCTTTTGCTAGAATTAGGCAATTATAGCGATGTTAATTCCTTCTACCGGGAAATCGGCTGCCTTCCAAGCAGCCAAACCTCCTTCTAATTCTGTAACATTGATATAACCAACTTCAAGCAATAAAGCGGCGGCCTCAGTAGTGACTTCATCGGTATAGCCATAAATATAAATGTCGCGGCTAAGTTCGAGAGAGGTTAAACATCTCCTGACCAGTTCATTCATGGGCATAGATACCGCCCCGGTGATATGACTAATGTTATAGTCTTTTCTGTCTCTAACATCAATGATGGTTAAAGCAGGTTCTCCCCAGTCAAGACGGTTTTTTAAGTCGTAAATTCGAGACTTCGCTTTCAACGTTCGTGGAATAGGTATTCCAGCTAAAACACTCATAAACTTTTCTATCTTATTAACATTGCTTATTTCGTAAGGTAACAATTATTTTCAGTTTTGTAAATTTTTATTGAAAAATCTAGACAAAAGTGAGCAAATCTACTTATTGCCGGGAGCAAGCTTTTCTCCTACTCCCAAGATAAAAAACAAAGTCCGCAGCTTGCGGACCAAGAGAGGATTTAGCCAAATATAATTTTCCAGAGACTATCGGAGGCGCACCACCAAGCGGCGATCAGGTTCTTGTCCTCGGCTTTCGGTGGCTAGGTCTTCAGCATCTTTCAAAAAGGTGTGAATTTGGCGACGTTCAGCCGAAGAAAGGGATTTCATTTCCACTTCTTGACCGGTTTGACGCACTTGATCAGCCACTCGTTTAGCCCAGGCCAAAAGTTCAGCTTGTCGTTTAAGACGGTAGCCATTAATTTCAACGGTAAAGGCTTGTTGTTCTTCGGACTCTGTACCCAAATTGAGTATAGTATTGGCTAAGTATTGAATGGCATCTATACCTTCTCCTCGATACCCGACTAAAAGTTCAGTTTGTTCAGGACTCAGTTGGGTATGATCTACAATTAGCCAACAAGAACTCGGTTGAGAGCTTTCGATAATATCTTCTCCAACTTTAACTTCCGTTGAGATGCCCATTAGTTCTAGTAAGGTTTCTAACCATTCTTTTCCTCTTTCAATTTGCTGATCCCTCATTCTGTGTTATCCCGATGTTTTCTCTTTCTTCTTTGAACGTTTTTCAAAGGGCAGTGCTTCTCGTCCTTTTTCGGTTTTTTCTTGCTGCTCAACTAATTTTTGGAGATTTTCTGGTAAAGGTTCCCGCATTAAAATGACGGTTTGAATCGTCTGGAAAATGTTAGCTACCACAATATACATTAATACCCCAGCCGGTAACGGGAAGAAGAGGAACATAGCACTGAAAATAACCGGGGTGATTTTATTAACGGCCTGTTGTTGTTGCTGTGCATTAGAGGCTCCAGTTTGAGAACCGGATAATTCCTGGTTGATATAAATGCTTATACCAAAAAACAGAACCATTCCAAGGATATCCCAATTGATGGAGCCATCATCGTTGACAGCGCCCACTCTTCCCAAAGCTTCAATAAAGAGGAAACCGGTATTAGCCGCAATGCCTGGGATAGTAGCCTGAATGGTGGCATCTCCGGCTGCTAAGGCTGTAATTGTTCCATCTTCGTTTACTTGTAACCGTTCTGCGCCTTTAGTAACTGTATACTTGGGCTTCAGTTGGGTTTCTGGGGCATCAGTGGCTAATTGAGCTAATGCTTTGCCTTCAGGGGTTTGAAGCTCCACCCTTGTTGTGTCACCAACTCCTAACTTATTTCCCCCAGGCAAGAGGGCAGCAATAGGATAATGAACACCATCGCTGATGTAAATATTTTGGGGTTTGGTGGCAAAGGTTTGAGGTTCAATGCGTTCAATCTGCTCGCGGGGCAGGATCTGTACGTCCACTGTGTAGTTGATATCCGAGAACGGCGATCCCCGTAAAGTAGCAAACAGAGCAAACAGAATAGGCATTTGCAGCAGCAGGGGTAAACAACCGGCTAAGGGGTTGCCGAACTCCTGCATGATCTTCGACATTTCCTCTTGTTGTTTTTGAGGATCGTTTTTATAACGTTTTTGGATTTCTTCTTGCCGTTCTTTCATCAAAGGCTGAGTAATCCGCATTTTTCTCATATTGCGGATTTGTCCAGCGCTGAGAGGATATAAGGCAAAACGAATTACTAAGGTTAAGGCAATAATCGCAAAACCATAGCTAGGCACAATCCTGTAGAAAAAGTCCAGGATCGGCAACATGATATTTGTAGAAATAAATCCGACACCAAAGTCCATTCGTTTAAAGTTTAGAGTTTGCTTATTTATTGGGTTTTCTGTTGTCTAATTTATCTAAAATTTATGCCTTGTTGATGGGTAAAGTAACCCAGAAAACTTTGACTAGGCTTTAATTGCTTCTACAGATTTACCGGTTTTATCGGCAGCTTTTTGGGCCATATAGTCAGAAATTTCTCGGAATTTTGGCATAGCACGCAATTCTAGACGACTTCTATTTTTGAGTGTAATCACAATATCTCCCCATAGGCCAATGCCTCTAGGGACTGTGACAATTTTCACAATATCAGTGTAGATAATGTCCGTGCGATCACGTCCCATCCATCCCCCTGTGACTGAAACTCGACGATCAGTAATACGATAGCGCAACCAAATAGCACGAACAATTGCTCCGACGGTCAAAGGTAAACAAATAACCGTGAATCCCAGTAAAATATTGATGATCAGATCGCCAATGTGAGGACCGCCTTCATAAAAAGTATTCTCTTTAATGCCCATGGATTATCTCGGCTTTAATTAACAACTGCTTTAATTCTCGCAAAAAATGTTCGTATTTGCACTCGAGTGATCCGGCACGGACCACGATAACTACCTTCCAACCAGGAGCAATTTCAGGGAGAAGTTGACGAATAGCTTTGCGAATGAGCCGTTTAAGACGATTTCGCCCCACAGCTTTTTTGCTGACTTTTTGACTGACAGAGATTCCAAAACAACTGGGTTGACTCCCTATGGAGTTTTCAAGGTACGCCTCAAACAGGGTTCTGATAATTAGATGAGGGCTAGAGTAGCGCCCCCCCTGTTTATAGACTTTTTGAAAGTCTTGTCGGCGTTTGAGTCGATGTTCTTGAGGTAATCCCAAATCAACAGCTATCCGTTTTTTGCTACGAGTATACTACTTAACCTTCGGATACACTCAATTTATGACGGCCTTTTTGTCTTCTAGCTTGAATGACTTTGCGGCCATTTATGGTTTTCATCCTAGCTCTAAAACCTGAGACTCTTCTACGTTTACGGCTAGTTCCTTCTAATGTACGTTTCGTCACGACCTTCTAACCTCCTATCTCATAAACTATACTGCGCCTAGACATTAAAAGACACAATCGTTAATTATAACAGTTTTTGATAAGTCATCAGTCATTAGTTATTAGTCATTAGTCGTTAGTCCTTGGTGAGATTAGTAATGATGATTAGTGCAAGAGGTCTATTAGTTGCTCGCTGTTCCCTGTCAGGCAAAAGATAGCCTGTGCCTAGTGCTTGGCGGCCGCCGTGTTCCCTAATCACTAATGACTAATGACTAATGACTTAATGTCACAATAAAGATAGGTACTTATTAAATTGACTGATTGGTAATCTTATGTCAGACACCCCTCAACATCTTAGCGGAAGCGAGATCCGCTCTTATTTTCTAGATTTCTATGCTAAAAAAGAACATCAAATTTTACCGAGTGCGTCTCTAGTCCCCGAAGATCCCACCGTACTGCTAACGATCGCGGGAATGCTCCCATTTAAACCGATTTTTCTCGGACAGCAAAAATCTGACTATCCTCGCGCCACCACTTCCCAAAAGTGTATCCGCACC is from Gloeothece verrucosa PCC 7822 and encodes:
- a CDS encoding PEP-CTERM sorting domain-containing protein (PEP-CTERM proteins occur, often in large numbers, in the proteomes of bacteria that also encode an exosortase, a predicted intramembrane cysteine proteinase. The presence of a PEP-CTERM domain at a protein's C-terminus predicts cleavage within the sorting domain, followed by covalent anchoring to some some component of the (usually Gram-negative) cell surface. Many PEP-CTERM proteins exhibit an unusual sequence composition that includes large numbers of potential glycosylation sites. Expression of one such protein has been shown restore the ability of a bacterium to form floc, a type of biofilm.) → MLKFKYKLLTGIILTATFFCLAGVAEAVTFTFPSSLKGKKTAIFSQEGLSLTLSNATSDNNNLIDADVDGLLFDNPYNSMSALKIKFSESVTITSYTISYSNGQFAKGGQSLSIGSVPHLSTGLGTHDTDIFVNTNTFISLFESSGIMDVQGAFNISKITVTPTPVPEPSIILGLLSLSSVGFLGKRKG
- a CDS encoding rhodanese-like domain-containing protein; the encoded protein is MSVLAGIPIPRTLKAKSRIYDLKNRLDWGEPALTIIDVRDRKDYNISHITGAVSMPMNELVRRCLTSLELSRDIYIYGYTDEVTTEAAALLLEVGYINVTELEGGLAAWKAADFPVEGINIAIIA
- a CDS encoding protein jag, which encodes MRDQQIERGKEWLETLLELMGISTEVKVGEDIIESSQPSSCWLIVDHTQLSPEQTELLVGYRGEGIDAIQYLANTILNLGTESEEQQAFTVEINGYRLKRQAELLAWAKRVADQVRQTGQEVEMKSLSSAERRQIHTFLKDAEDLATESRGQEPDRRLVVRLR
- the yidC gene encoding membrane protein insertase YidC; the protein is MDFGVGFISTNIMLPILDFFYRIVPSYGFAIIALTLVIRFALYPLSAGQIRNMRKMRITQPLMKERQEEIQKRYKNDPQKQQEEMSKIMQEFGNPLAGCLPLLLQMPILFALFATLRGSPFSDINYTVDVQILPREQIERIEPQTFATKPQNIYISDGVHYPIAALLPGGNKLGVGDTTRVELQTPEGKALAQLATDAPETQLKPKYTVTKGAERLQVNEDGTITALAAGDATIQATIPGIAANTGFLFIEALGRVGAVNDDGSINWDILGMVLFFGISIYINQELSGSQTGASNAQQQQQAVNKITPVIFSAMFLFFPLPAGVLMYIVVANIFQTIQTVILMREPLPENLQKLVEQQEKTEKGREALPFEKRSKKKEKTSG
- a CDS encoding PH domain-containing protein; translation: MGIKENTFYEGGPHIGDLIINILLGFTVICLPLTVGAIVRAIWLRYRITDRRVSVTGGWMGRDRTDIIYTDIVKIVTVPRGIGLWGDIVITLKNRSRLELRAMPKFREISDYMAQKAADKTGKSVEAIKA
- the rnpA gene encoding ribonuclease P protein component; this encodes MGLPQEHRLKRRQDFQKVYKQGGRYSSPHLIIRTLFEAYLENSIGSQPSCFGISVSQKVSKKAVGRNRLKRLIRKAIRQLLPEIAPGWKVVIVVRAGSLECKYEHFLRELKQLLIKAEIIHGH
- the rpmH gene encoding 50S ribosomal protein L34, with the protein product MTKRTLEGTSRKRRRVSGFRARMKTINGRKVIQARRQKGRHKLSVSEG